A single window of Colletes latitarsis isolate SP2378_abdomen chromosome 4, iyColLati1, whole genome shotgun sequence DNA harbors:
- the Uqcr-q gene encoding ubiquinol-cytochrome c reductase ubiquinone-binding protein, which yields MGKMFGNLAKIRGVTYFRLSPHEQRAFAGIISHGVPNMLRRINENILTVAPFFIATYLIMTWANDTNHAMHRKDPKEFENDK from the exons ATGGGTAAAATGTTTGGGAATCTTGCGAAAATACGTGGCGTCACGTATTTTCGCCTTAGTCCCCACGAGCAAAGAGCATTTGCTGGAATAATAAGTCATGGTGTACCTAATATGCTACGTcgtataaatgaaaatatacttACAGTTGCACCCT TCTTCATAGCTACATATCTAATCATGACATGGGCAAATGATACAAACCATGCGATGCACCGCAAGGACCCAAAAGAGTTTGAGAATGACAAATAA